The Pseudomonas sp. G2-4 genome window below encodes:
- a CDS encoding amino acid permease, with protein MENITGSLEKSSVVEPGRDGHLKRTLENRHIQLLAIGGAIGTGLFMGSGKVIALSGTSILLVYTILGFFLFFVMRAMGELLLSDLRFKSFADIVAHYLGPRAGFVLSWSYWLSWSVAVVGDVVVVAGFFQYWYPDAPAWMPAFATLFVLLGLNMLAVRVFGEVEFWFAIIKIVAIVILILTAAVMIATSFTSPNGVVASLSNVVAPGTIFPHGISGFFAGFQIAVFSFAGTELIGTTAAEAKNPERTLPKAINTIPVRILLFYILALVCIISVVSWAEVPANRSPFVELFLLAGFPAAAGMINFVVLTSAASSANSGVYSGCRMLFGLAERRNAPAIFARLSALSVPVYSLLFSGVCMLTGLALLFIIPEVMTVFTLISTISAILVIFTWSMILASYIAYRKKNPAAHQASRFKSPGGVPMAVATLVFLGFVLVLLALEPDTRIALCAMPLWFIFLLLAYRRRKAA; from the coding sequence ATGGAAAACATTACCGGGAGCCTTGAGAAAAGCTCCGTTGTCGAACCCGGCCGTGACGGGCATCTGAAACGAACGCTGGAGAACCGCCACATCCAGCTGCTTGCCATTGGTGGTGCAATCGGCACCGGGCTGTTCATGGGCTCGGGCAAGGTTATTGCGCTGTCCGGCACTTCGATCCTGCTGGTGTATACGATCCTCGGGTTTTTCCTGTTCTTCGTCATGCGGGCAATGGGCGAGCTGCTGCTGTCCGACCTTCGGTTCAAGTCCTTCGCTGACATCGTCGCCCATTATCTGGGACCACGCGCGGGGTTCGTGCTGAGCTGGTCCTACTGGCTGAGTTGGAGCGTCGCGGTGGTCGGCGATGTGGTCGTGGTGGCTGGATTCTTCCAGTACTGGTACCCGGACGCTCCCGCCTGGATGCCGGCATTCGCCACGCTGTTCGTGCTGCTGGGGTTGAACATGCTGGCGGTGAGGGTCTTTGGTGAGGTGGAGTTCTGGTTCGCCATTATCAAGATCGTTGCCATCGTCATATTGATCCTTACTGCTGCGGTAATGATCGCCACTTCCTTCACCTCACCCAACGGTGTTGTCGCCTCACTCTCGAACGTGGTGGCGCCGGGGACTATCTTTCCCCATGGCATCAGCGGCTTCTTCGCCGGGTTCCAGATCGCCGTGTTCTCGTTCGCCGGCACCGAGCTGATCGGCACCACCGCCGCGGAAGCGAAGAACCCGGAGCGCACGCTGCCCAAAGCGATCAACACCATCCCGGTGCGGATCCTGTTGTTCTACATCCTGGCCCTGGTGTGCATCATCAGTGTGGTGTCCTGGGCCGAGGTGCCGGCGAACCGCAGTCCCTTCGTCGAGCTGTTTCTGCTGGCCGGTTTTCCGGCGGCAGCGGGGATGATCAATTTCGTCGTATTGACCTCGGCCGCTTCGTCGGCAAACAGCGGCGTCTACTCCGGTTGCCGGATGCTCTTCGGGTTGGCCGAACGGCGCAATGCACCGGCCATCTTCGCCCGGCTTTCGGCGCTCAGCGTGCCGGTCTACAGCCTGCTGTTCTCGGGGGTGTGCATGCTGACCGGGCTGGCGTTGCTGTTCATCATTCCCGAAGTGATGACGGTGTTCACTCTGATCTCAACCATCTCGGCAATCCTGGTGATCTTCACCTGGTCGATGATCCTGGCGTCCTATATCGCTTATCGCAAAAAGAATCCCGCGGCTCATCAAGCCTCGCGCTTCAAATCCCCGGGCGGCGTACCCATGGCTGTCGCCACGCTGGTTTTCCTGGGTTTTGTGCTGGTGCTGCTGGCCTTGGAACCCGACACCCGGATAGCCCTGTGCGCCATGCCGCTGTGGTTCATCTTCCTGCTCCTCGCTTACCGTCGCCGCAAGGCCGCGTAG
- the fabF gene encoding beta-ketoacyl-ACP synthase II, translating into MSTPEGQKRIVVTGVGIVGPLGCGVEEVWQRLLAGRSGIRILPGDVTEGTGVAVGGQVPSLEEDASAGYDPERVISVKDRKKMDRFIEFALVAADEALAQADWHPTEAADQERTATIISSGVGGFGAIADAVRTTDTRGPRRLSPFTAPAFLANMAAGHVSIRHGFKGPLGAPVTACAAGVQAIGDAARLIRSGEADIALCGGTEAAIDRVTLGCFAAARALSTGFAERPQEASRPFDRDRDGFVMAEGAGVLVIESLEHALARGAKPLAELVGYGTSADAYHLTAGPEDGNGARRAMEQALRQADVSPADVQHINAHATSTQVGDSGELAAIRAVFGTGSGVAITSTKSATGHLLGAAGGIEAVFTVLALRDQVVPPTLNLIHPDEAADGLDLVGLSARKMPITHALSNGFGFGGVNASVLFRRWAP; encoded by the coding sequence ATGAGTACTCCCGAAGGTCAAAAGCGAATCGTTGTCACGGGCGTCGGCATTGTCGGCCCCTTGGGCTGCGGCGTAGAAGAGGTATGGCAACGGTTGCTGGCCGGACGCTCGGGCATTCGTATCCTGCCCGGCGATGTCACCGAGGGTACCGGTGTGGCGGTGGGCGGACAGGTACCGTCGCTGGAAGAAGACGCCAGCGCCGGTTACGACCCGGAGCGCGTCATTTCGGTGAAGGATCGCAAGAAAATGGATCGCTTCATCGAGTTTGCACTGGTCGCCGCCGACGAGGCCCTGGCACAGGCCGACTGGCATCCGACTGAAGCGGCCGACCAGGAACGGACCGCCACGATCATCTCATCGGGGGTGGGTGGCTTCGGCGCGATCGCCGATGCGGTACGCACCACCGATACGCGTGGTCCGCGGCGCTTGTCACCGTTCACTGCACCGGCCTTTCTCGCCAACATGGCGGCGGGGCATGTCTCCATCCGCCACGGTTTCAAGGGGCCGCTCGGTGCGCCGGTAACGGCCTGCGCCGCCGGGGTCCAGGCCATCGGCGATGCGGCCAGGCTGATCAGGAGCGGTGAGGCAGATATTGCCTTGTGCGGTGGCACCGAAGCGGCGATTGATCGGGTGACCCTGGGGTGTTTTGCGGCGGCTCGCGCGCTGTCCACGGGATTTGCCGAGCGCCCGCAGGAGGCCTCGCGCCCCTTCGACCGTGACCGCGACGGCTTCGTCATGGCCGAGGGCGCCGGGGTGCTGGTGATCGAATCACTGGAACACGCCCTGGCGCGTGGGGCCAAGCCCCTGGCGGAACTGGTCGGCTATGGCACCAGTGCCGATGCCTACCACCTGACGGCAGGTCCGGAAGACGGCAATGGCGCACGGCGGGCGATGGAGCAAGCGCTGCGCCAGGCAGATGTCAGCCCTGCTGACGTGCAGCACATCAACGCCCACGCGACCTCCACCCAGGTCGGCGACAGCGGGGAACTGGCCGCCATTCGCGCGGTGTTTGGCACAGGCTCTGGCGTGGCGATTACCTCGACCAAATCCGCCACTGGGCATTTGCTGGGCGCGGCCGGGGGCATTGAAGCCGTCTTCACGGTATTGGCGTTGCGCGACCAAGTCGTACCGCCAACCTTGAACCTGATTCATCCCGATGAAGCCGCCGACGGGCTCGACCTGGTCGGTTTGAGTGCCCGGAAGATGCCGATCACCCACGCGCTTTCCAATGGGTTTGGGTTCGGTGGGGTCAACGCCAGTGTGTTGTTCCGTCGTTGGGCACCTTGA
- a CDS encoding Lrp/AsnC family transcriptional regulator, with product MSKSIAMNELDGVDRNLLRLLQEDGTLSSAALGERLSMTVTPCWRRRKRLEELGIIKDYQANLDRRKLGFDVMAFAQVRFGNHSANAPDDFEQVILKLPQVLSCHKVTGEADYVLTVLATDLESYGRFVEDVLRRQPGIASIQSSLALREIKAVTRVPVLD from the coding sequence ATGAGCAAAAGTATTGCTATGAACGAACTGGACGGGGTCGATCGCAATCTGCTGCGCCTGCTACAGGAGGACGGCACCTTGTCCAGCGCCGCACTGGGCGAACGGCTGTCCATGACCGTCACGCCCTGCTGGCGGCGGCGCAAGCGTCTGGAGGAGTTGGGGATCATCAAGGACTACCAGGCCAACCTGGACCGACGAAAGCTCGGCTTCGACGTGATGGCCTTCGCCCAGGTGCGTTTCGGCAATCACTCGGCCAACGCACCGGACGACTTCGAGCAGGTGATTTTGAAGCTGCCGCAGGTGCTGTCCTGCCACAAGGTGACGGGCGAAGCCGACTACGTGTTGACGGTGCTGGCTACCGATCTGGAAAGTTATGGCCGCTTCGTGGAGGACGTGCTGCGTCGGCAACCCGGCATCGCCTCGATCCAGTCGAGCCTGGCACTAAGGGAGATCAAGGCGGTCACCCGGGTACCGGTGCTGGACTAG
- a CDS encoding type I secretion system permease/ATPase: MSAHPRTELESALAACKGSFLSVGFFSFFVNLLMLVPSFYMLQVYDRAVASASLSTLLMLTLIMMLLMITMGGLEWVRSRIMVRISTRLDTLLGQRLFDASFRQALNTCGMNATAQPLSDLNALRQFLTGNGLFAFFDTPWIPIYLAVMFIFHPWFGWMGLLSAVLLGALAFVNEKLTHAPLQAANREQMAATAFTNKSLRNAEVVESMGMLASLRQRWSGQTHKVLTLQSLASDRATSISAVSRTFRQIVQSLVLGLGAYLTINHEISPGLMIAGSILLGRALAPIDQLIGVWKGFLGARSQYARLHELLARIAAEPERMSLPAPEGAIRVEGLSVGSPDSRKPIIRGLDFQVLAGEAVGIIGPSGAGKSTLARALLGIWPSLSGTVRLDGADISQWRRDELGQYIGYLPQDIELFEGTISQNISRFGPVNAPAVVAAARMAGVHELVLQLPDGYDTVIGANGGGLSGGQRQRIGLARALYGEPRLVVLDEPNSNLDDAGEKMLAEALQKLKQSRATVFVITHRSGVLAQVDKLLVLNQGELSLFGPRDKVLARLRGVTPATAIQS; encoded by the coding sequence ATGTCAGCCCACCCCAGGACCGAGCTGGAAAGCGCCCTTGCCGCATGCAAAGGCAGTTTTCTATCCGTTGGTTTTTTCAGCTTTTTCGTCAACTTGCTGATGTTGGTTCCATCGTTCTACATGCTCCAGGTATACGACCGCGCCGTAGCCAGCGCGAGCCTGTCGACGCTGTTGATGCTGACGCTGATCATGATGCTGTTGATGATCACGATGGGTGGCCTGGAATGGGTTCGCTCGCGGATTATGGTGCGCATCAGTACGCGCCTGGACACGCTGTTGGGCCAGCGCTTGTTCGATGCCAGTTTCAGACAGGCACTCAATACCTGCGGTATGAACGCCACAGCCCAGCCACTGAGCGATTTGAATGCGTTGCGCCAGTTCCTGACGGGTAACGGCCTGTTTGCGTTTTTCGACACGCCCTGGATCCCTATCTACCTCGCCGTCATGTTCATTTTTCACCCTTGGTTCGGCTGGATGGGGTTATTGAGTGCGGTGTTGCTGGGCGCGCTGGCCTTCGTCAACGAAAAGCTCACGCATGCACCGTTGCAGGCTGCCAACCGTGAGCAGATGGCCGCTACTGCCTTCACCAACAAAAGTTTACGCAATGCCGAAGTGGTTGAGTCCATGGGCATGCTGGCGAGTCTGCGCCAGCGCTGGAGCGGGCAAACCCATAAGGTCCTGACCCTGCAAAGCCTGGCCAGCGACCGCGCCACGAGCATTTCGGCGGTGTCCCGAACGTTTCGTCAGATCGTCCAGTCGCTGGTGCTGGGCCTGGGCGCCTACTTGACGATCAATCATGAAATTTCGCCCGGACTGATGATTGCCGGCTCTATCTTGTTGGGCCGTGCGCTAGCGCCCATCGATCAGTTGATCGGCGTGTGGAAAGGCTTTCTGGGCGCACGCTCGCAATATGCCCGGCTGCACGAATTGCTAGCCAGGATTGCCGCCGAGCCTGAGCGTATGTCGTTGCCGGCACCTGAGGGGGCGATCCGTGTCGAGGGGCTTTCGGTAGGGTCTCCGGATAGCCGCAAGCCGATTATTCGTGGGCTGGACTTTCAAGTGCTCGCCGGTGAGGCAGTGGGCATCATTGGTCCCAGCGGCGCCGGAAAGTCGACCCTGGCCAGGGCATTGCTGGGGATCTGGCCAAGCCTGAGCGGTACCGTGCGGCTGGACGGTGCGGACATCAGTCAATGGCGTCGGGACGAACTGGGCCAATACATCGGCTATTTGCCGCAGGACATCGAGCTGTTCGAGGGCACCATCAGCCAGAACATCTCACGCTTCGGCCCCGTGAATGCACCTGCGGTAGTCGCTGCCGCGCGCATGGCCGGCGTACACGAGCTGGTGCTGCAACTGCCCGATGGCTACGACACGGTGATTGGCGCCAATGGCGGTGGCTTGTCCGGCGGCCAGCGGCAACGCATCGGCCTGGCCCGCGCCTTGTACGGCGAGCCGCGCCTGGTGGTGCTCGATGAACCGAACTCCAACCTCGATGATGCCGGTGAAAAAATGCTTGCCGAAGCGCTGCAAAAGCTCAAGCAGAGCCGTGCCACGGTGTTTGTCATTACCCATCGCTCCGGGGTGTTGGCGCAGGTGGATAAATTGCTGGTTCTCAATCAAGGCGAGCTAAGCCTGTTTGGGCCGCGCGACAAGGTCCTGGCGCGACTGCGGGGCGTTACGCCCGCTACCGCGATTCAATCGTAG
- a CDS encoding histone deacetylase family protein, with product MLTVFSSNHRLHHGSELKDGAVTPSFENPQRAETVLARVHSTGLGDVIAEQSFDRSCYVAAHSERYVSFLENAWAEWTATGKTHDALPLVWPVRDLAIDLEPGFIDGKLGFYAMDAGAPITGGTWEAVRSSANVALTGMQRVIDGAHGAFALCRPPGHHAAREYMGGYCYLNNAAIAAERCLSQGAKRVAVLDVDFHHGNGTQNIFYDRPDVFFVSIHGDPHVSYPYFAGYVHEKGVGAGEGFTANYPLAKGTAWAQYQSALKDALARIVAQRPDFLVVSLGVDTFEDDPISHFKLTSEDFLRMGAEIGSAGIPTLFVMEGGYMVDEIGINAVNTLQGFESRT from the coding sequence GTGCTGACAGTCTTCAGCTCCAACCATCGACTGCACCATGGCTCCGAGCTCAAGGACGGAGCGGTGACCCCGTCGTTCGAAAACCCGCAACGCGCCGAAACCGTGCTGGCACGTGTGCACAGCACGGGCCTGGGAGACGTCATCGCGGAGCAGTCGTTTGACCGTTCCTGCTATGTCGCGGCCCACAGCGAGCGATATGTCAGTTTCCTGGAAAATGCCTGGGCAGAGTGGACCGCTACAGGCAAGACCCATGACGCGCTGCCTCTGGTCTGGCCGGTGCGTGACCTGGCCATTGACCTTGAGCCTGGCTTCATCGATGGCAAGCTCGGTTTCTACGCCATGGACGCCGGCGCGCCGATCACCGGTGGTACCTGGGAGGCCGTACGCAGCAGCGCCAATGTGGCGCTCACCGGCATGCAGCGGGTCATCGACGGCGCTCATGGTGCCTTCGCCCTGTGCCGTCCACCGGGACACCATGCCGCCCGCGAATACATGGGCGGTTATTGCTACCTGAACAACGCCGCTATAGCCGCCGAACGTTGCCTGAGCCAAGGGGCAAAACGCGTGGCCGTGCTGGATGTCGACTTCCACCACGGTAATGGCACGCAGAACATTTTCTACGACCGTCCCGACGTGTTTTTTGTCTCGATCCATGGCGACCCTCATGTGTCGTACCCGTATTTCGCCGGTTATGTGCACGAGAAGGGTGTCGGGGCGGGTGAGGGCTTTACCGCGAACTACCCACTGGCCAAAGGGACCGCCTGGGCGCAGTACCAGAGCGCGTTGAAGGATGCGCTGGCCCGCATTGTCGCTCAGCGCCCCGATTTCCTGGTGGTCTCGCTCGGCGTCGACACGTTCGAAGACGACCCCATCAGCCACTTCAAACTCACCAGTGAAGACTTCCTGCGCATGGGCGCCGAGATCGGCAGTGCGGGCATCCCGACCCTGTTCGTCATGGAAGGCGGCTACATGGTCGACGAGATCGGCATCAATGCCGTGAACACCTTGCAAGGGTTCGAAAGCCGAACCTGA
- a CDS encoding ornithine cyclodeaminase: protein MTRFVDVPTMSRLVEHIGISRFIGELADAIRDDFIDWLAFDKSPRVANHSEIGVIELMPVSNAQRYAFKYVNGHPKNTQRGLYTVMAFGVLADVETGYPVLLSELTVATALRTCATSLMAARALARPDSRRMALIGNGAQSEFQALAFHYHLGIQEVVVFDVDPLATEKFIRNLAGHPSLKIIRAASIADAVRGADIVTTVTADKTYATIITPEMIEPGMHINGVGGDCPGKTELHADVLRAGKVFVEYEPQTRIEGDIQQMPADFPTVDLWRVLAGQIVGRDDREQITIFDSVGFALEDYSVLRYINEQAEAGNLGVGIELVPWGEDDDDNDPKDLFRYTRSSRSRKSVRRIA, encoded by the coding sequence ATGACGCGTTTCGTAGATGTTCCCACCATGTCCCGGCTGGTCGAACATATCGGCATTTCCAGGTTCATCGGCGAGCTGGCAGACGCCATTCGCGATGATTTCATCGACTGGCTGGCCTTCGACAAATCGCCACGGGTCGCCAATCACTCGGAGATCGGCGTGATTGAGCTGATGCCAGTGTCCAACGCTCAGCGTTACGCCTTCAAGTACGTCAATGGCCATCCGAAGAACACCCAACGCGGCTTGTACACGGTGATGGCGTTCGGTGTGCTGGCCGATGTCGAGACCGGCTATCCGGTGTTGCTCTCGGAGTTGACCGTGGCCACCGCGCTGCGCACCTGCGCGACCTCCCTGATGGCTGCCCGAGCGCTGGCCCGGCCCGATTCCCGGCGCATGGCCCTGATCGGCAATGGTGCACAAAGCGAATTCCAGGCCCTGGCCTTCCACTATCACCTGGGCATCCAAGAGGTCGTGGTCTTTGACGTCGATCCGTTGGCTACCGAGAAATTCATCCGCAATCTGGCCGGGCACCCCTCGCTGAAGATCATTCGAGCGGCCTCGATCGCCGACGCCGTACGCGGCGCCGATATCGTCACCACGGTGACCGCCGACAAAACCTACGCGACCATTATCACCCCGGAGATGATCGAGCCGGGCATGCATATCAACGGCGTCGGTGGCGATTGCCCGGGCAAGACCGAACTCCATGCCGATGTGCTGCGTGCCGGCAAGGTGTTCGTCGAGTACGAACCCCAGACGCGCATCGAGGGCGACATCCAGCAAATGCCGGCGGACTTCCCGACGGTCGATCTCTGGCGTGTGTTGGCGGGCCAGATTGTCGGGCGGGACGACCGTGAGCAGATCACCATCTTCGACTCGGTAGGCTTCGCACTGGAGGACTACTCGGTGCTGCGTTACATCAACGAGCAGGCCGAGGCGGGTAACCTGGGGGTTGGCATCGAGTTGGTGCCGTGGGGCGAGGATGACGATGATAACGACCCCAAGGACTTGTTCCGCTACACACGGTCCAGCAGGTCGCGCAAGTCGGTACGACGAATAGCCTGA
- a CDS encoding HlyD family type I secretion periplasmic adaptor subunit, translated as MQSTHSSSADTSGLPIDDAPIRRIGYLMLLVTFGLFGGWATLAPLDSAALAPGVVTVKSYRKTVQHLEGGIVRELRVHDGDQVKAGDVLLVLDNTQARSEMEAMRSQLIAALELQARLVAERDSLPEPAPEPTLDSADPRVREARDSEARIFQTRRTSLLGEIGLQEKSIGQIEEQIRGLKAVIASKQTLATSYEEEIVDLRALLAEGYVDKQRLREQERSLSRLQAEIAESQSEIARARVHIDEAQLKILQLKKTFATEVAGLLGDARSKVYELRERLATLQDRDQRTDILAPESGMVMGMTVHTLGAVVSPGTALLDIVPVNEELIIEAQVSPMDIDRIALGKLAHIRFSAFKSSTTPVIEGQLVQISADRLTNKDTGTAYYLARVALTDKGRQALGNLTLVPGMPVEVLINTGERTLLQYLMQPASNAFARSMIED; from the coding sequence ATGCAAAGCACTCACTCCTCATCCGCCGATACGTCCGGGCTGCCAATCGATGACGCACCGATACGTCGCATCGGTTACCTCATGCTGTTGGTCACCTTTGGCTTGTTCGGCGGCTGGGCTACCCTGGCGCCGCTCGACAGCGCGGCACTCGCGCCGGGTGTGGTCACGGTCAAAAGCTACCGCAAGACCGTTCAACACCTTGAAGGCGGCATCGTGCGCGAACTGCGCGTGCATGACGGCGACCAGGTGAAGGCTGGCGATGTGTTACTGGTGCTCGACAACACCCAGGCGCGCTCGGAAATGGAAGCCATGCGCAGCCAGTTGATCGCCGCCCTCGAACTGCAAGCCCGGTTGGTGGCTGAACGTGATTCGCTACCCGAGCCTGCGCCTGAGCCGACCCTGGACTCGGCTGACCCACGAGTACGCGAGGCCCGTGACAGTGAAGCGCGAATCTTCCAGACCCGCCGGACCTCGTTGCTGGGTGAAATCGGCTTGCAAGAGAAGTCCATCGGACAGATCGAGGAGCAGATTCGCGGACTCAAGGCCGTCATCGCCAGCAAGCAAACACTGGCCACGTCCTATGAGGAAGAGATTGTCGACTTGCGTGCGCTGTTGGCCGAGGGCTACGTAGACAAGCAGCGCCTGCGCGAGCAAGAGCGCAGCCTCTCTCGCTTGCAGGCCGAAATCGCCGAAAGCCAATCCGAGATCGCTCGAGCGCGGGTCCATATCGACGAGGCGCAGTTGAAAATACTGCAACTGAAAAAGACCTTTGCCACCGAGGTCGCCGGCCTGCTGGGGGATGCACGGAGCAAGGTCTATGAATTGCGCGAGCGACTGGCGACCCTGCAAGACCGCGACCAACGCACCGATATCCTGGCGCCCGAGTCGGGCATGGTCATGGGCATGACCGTGCACACCCTGGGCGCGGTGGTCAGCCCAGGCACTGCGCTGCTGGACATCGTCCCGGTCAACGAAGAACTGATCATCGAAGCACAGGTTTCACCGATGGACATCGACCGTATCGCCCTGGGCAAGCTGGCGCACATTCGCTTCAGTGCGTTCAAGAGCAGCACCACACCGGTCATCGAAGGGCAATTGGTGCAGATATCCGCAGACCGCCTGACCAACAAGGACACCGGCACAGCCTATTACCTGGCACGCGTGGCCCTGACCGACAAAGGCCGTCAGGCACTGGGCAATCTCACCCTGGTGCCGGGAATGCCGGTCGAAGTGTTGATCAATACGGGGGAGCGGACGCTGTTGCAGTACTTGATGCAGCCTGCCAGCAATGCTTTCGCCCGCTCGATGATCGAGGACTGA